Genomic window (Candidatus Methylomirabilis tolerans):
CACATTTACGAGAGTGCCCTGACTGCGTTGCCTTTCTTGCCACGTACAAACAAACCATCCAAGCCACCAACTCCTTACGGTATGAGACCATCCCCCCGGCGATGCGAACACGTGTCCGACACTTCCTGCGAACCAAGATCACAGGCACTTCTCACG
Coding sequences:
- a CDS encoding zf-HC2 domain-containing protein, with the translated sequence MTKQLATSSRRPRRDGLTCQQVTDLILNYVRGELPPRTALALKAHLRECPDCVAFLATYKQTIQATNSLRYETIPPAMRTRVRHFLRTKITGTSHAAASPA